AATCAAATTGCAAGTTTCCAAATACAGGAGATAATGAATCAGCTACAACATAATCAAGATTATTTTTGTAAGATTTTTTGGCAAACCTTAATGCACTAAATGATCTATCGATTCCAAAAACCATTTTGTTGGAATCAGCAAGAAACGAAGCCATAATTCCAATTGAGCAACCATGTTCCAATACAAAATTTGATTTTGATAATGTACCGAGATTATTTTTTATTAAAGAATAGAATTTTGAATGCTTGCTGTTTTGATATATTTTTGACCATCTTTCTTCAAGTAAAGTTCTATCATCAACAAAAATAATTTTTGACAAGGATGATTTCAAAAAACTTTTCATTTTTTCAGTGATTGCTAACTGATAGAGTTTCCCACCCAAAACTTTTCGATAAGAGAGATAATTTGAAAAATCATCCCAAAGAATAGGAATTTTCTCGATAATTGGGCATACAAGTTTACATTTTTTGCATTCTAAAATTCCTTCTTCAATTTCTTTTTTAATTTTGAATGCATCTAGTTCTAGTTTAGAACCACATTTGACACATCTCAAGAATTCAGGAGTAGATCCTAGCATTTCTGTTAAGTCAGAGAATCATGAACTAATAATTTCTTTGATGTCAAAATCAAGATAATGTTAAATGTAGTATTTTTTGATTTTATGCAAATTGGGAGAATTCGAAGAGTTTGCTGAGGCCCTATTTGGCCAATTATCAGTTGAAATTGATGAAGAAAGAGAAATCATGCAGCTTGCAATTAAAGCCAAAGAAGACATTGCAGGAAAGGTACAATTCAGTGAATTAGAAGAGATTGCAAAGGAGATATTTCCTATTTTCAAAGAAAAGGCAGAAGATTTTCTTGGAGTCAAAGTTCCAAGTGATCTTCAGTTAAAATTTCCAGAATTAGAAGATTTGAAAAGAT
This genomic window from Nitrosopumilus ureiphilus contains:
- a CDS encoding methyltransferase domain-containing protein, which produces MLGSTPEFLRCVKCGSKLELDAFKIKKEIEEGILECKKCKLVCPIIEKIPILWDDFSNYLSYRKVLGGKLYQLAITEKMKSFLKSSLSKIIFVDDRTLLEERWSKIYQNSKHSKFYSLIKNNLGTLSKSNFVLEHGCSIGIMASFLADSNKMVFGIDRSFSALRFAKKSYKNNLDYVVADSLSPVFGNLQFDLVMALNILELVEPIELLKHVSKQISSGYFVISDPYDFDRGANSVRKSLDESQLRTNLEKFGFKISAKTKNPSYIPWSLKLNSRATLTYKVDLIIGKK